From one Desulfobacteraceae bacterium genomic stretch:
- a CDS encoding alpha/beta hydrolase, with product MDLPPRHIQAAGWRIRIRQLPSAPGNAKAPLVFLHEGLGCIEMWRDFPQRLCALTGRAGLLYDRRGYGSSDTLSGRWPYDYLVQEAGIFLPEVLDVCGIDRAVLVGHSDGGSIALLTAALHRSRVCAAVTEAAHVLVEEVTLAGIRRTVAAYASTDLKTRLAFYHGDNTESVFRRWADTWLAADFQPWNIEVYLPRVTCPLLILQGRDDEYATADQVRRIAAGVSGPTKVALLPDCGHIPHFQATEAALAEMVPFIQNLEC from the coding sequence ATGGACCTTCCGCCTCGCCACATCCAGGCCGCCGGCTGGCGGATTCGCATCCGGCAGCTGCCATCCGCCCCCGGAAACGCCAAAGCCCCGCTGGTCTTTCTCCACGAAGGTTTGGGATGCATCGAAATGTGGCGGGATTTCCCCCAGCGCCTTTGCGCCTTGACGGGCAGGGCCGGGCTGCTCTATGACCGCCGCGGTTATGGCAGCTCAGATACTTTAAGCGGGCGTTGGCCCTACGATTACCTGGTTCAGGAGGCCGGCATTTTTCTGCCGGAAGTCCTGGATGTCTGCGGCATCGATCGCGCCGTTCTGGTGGGACACAGTGACGGCGGTTCCATCGCCTTGCTGACGGCGGCCTTGCACCGCAGCCGGGTTTGCGCGGCGGTCACCGAGGCCGCCCACGTGCTGGTGGAGGAGGTCACCCTGGCGGGAATTCGCCGCACCGTGGCGGCCTACGCAAGCACCGACTTGAAAACCCGCCTGGCCTTTTATCACGGGGACAATACCGAGAGCGTCTTTCGCCGTTGGGCCGACACCTGGCTGGCGGCGGATTTTCAACCGTGGAATATCGAGGTCTATCTGCCCCGGGTGACCTGCCCGCTGTTGATTCTTCAAGGACGCGATGATGAATACGCCACCGCGGATCAGGTAAGGCGCATCGCCGCCGGCGTCTCGGGCCCCACGAAGGTGGCCCTGCTGCCCGACTGTGGGCACATACCCCACTTCCAGGCAACCGAAGCGGCTCTGGCCGAAATGGTGCCCTTCATCCAAAACCTGGAGTGCTGA